The Thermotoga maritima MSB8 region GGTGTAGGGAAGGGCCGTGAGAATGAGACCGATGGATGCGAGCAGAAAGTTCTCGGTGGACCACACATCGAAATTGAGCAGAATAGGAGCGATGTACAGAAGAACGAAGAGTCCTATGATTACAGAAGGTGTCCCGGCGAGGAATTCCACTGTGGTTCTTATGAGGTTTTTCTCGAAGTCTTTAGCGTAAGTGTGGAGGAAAAAGGCTATAAGGTAACCGAGGGGAAGTAACACGGCAGAAGAAAAAGCCGTTAGAAGCAGAGTTCCGGCTATCATAGCGAGCATACCGTATTCTGGGGGATCCGCCGTTGGATACCAGTAGATACTCGTGAAAAGCTCGCCCCCGATTTCCACGAGGGCGGGCCAGGCTTCCCTGATCAGAAAGAAAACCAGGAGAAAGAGGGCAAGAATGCCAGTACCCGAAAGAGCGACTATCACCAGTTTTCTGAGGAAATTCGCCAGGGTTCTGTTCAGCTTCGATCCCTCCTCACTGACCGTAAGCGGCTATGTAACCTGCCTTTTCAACCAGCTCCTGTCCTTTCTTCGAGAAGGCGAACATGATGTA contains the following coding sequences:
- a CDS encoding PstC family ABC transporter permease gives rise to the protein MIVALSGTGILALFLLVFFLIREAWPALVEIGGELFTSIYWYPTADPPEYGMLAMIAGTLLLTAFSSAVLLPLGYLIAFFLHTYAKDFEKNLIRTTVEFLAGTPSVIIGLFVLLYIAPILLNFDVWSTENFLLASIGLILTALPYTVSLSLEALDSVDVALEESALALGATRFTTVFKVTTRAALPGILNAFVLTVNRVVGETMIVLMAGGGAAIIPRSFFDPVKPLTAAIASEIGEVAVGSMHYHVLFAAGVILLVISLVLTGLSRYISGRQTR